In Gimesia benthica, a single window of DNA contains:
- a CDS encoding saccharopine dehydrogenase family protein: MSQTILLIGAGKIGRMIATLLSRSGDYHVRVADRVPAALDHIQKRIPTVETRVLNAESHEELVHLMQGCTAVISALSFRENPYVARAALEAGINYFDLTEDRQTTAAVKEIADGASEGQVFLPQSGLAPGFVTIVTKHVMDWFDEIDTVRMRVGALPQRPTNALAYNLTWSTDGLINEYCNTCEVIHNRKIKNHLPLEGLEQFTLDGNVYEAFNTSGGLGTLCDTMDGKVRELNYKTIRYPGHRELMKFLLQDLRLNERRDLLKDVMEHSIPVTFQDVVIVFCTVRGHRNGQFVEKSDLRKMYAQEINGEIWSAIQLTTGAGVCAVFDMIQQKQLEGTGLIRQEQIPFEQFIQNRFGQFYETETFALD; the protein is encoded by the coding sequence ATGTCTCAAACAATCCTGCTCATCGGCGCGGGAAAGATCGGCCGCATGATCGCCACTCTGCTCAGCAGATCCGGCGACTATCATGTGCGCGTCGCCGACCGCGTTCCCGCCGCTTTAGACCATATACAGAAACGAATTCCCACCGTCGAAACACGCGTACTCAACGCCGAGTCGCACGAGGAACTGGTACACCTCATGCAGGGCTGCACTGCAGTCATCTCGGCACTCAGCTTCCGGGAAAATCCCTATGTCGCTCGCGCTGCGCTCGAAGCGGGCATCAATTATTTCGATCTCACGGAAGATCGTCAGACAACGGCCGCTGTTAAAGAGATTGCCGACGGTGCCTCCGAGGGTCAGGTCTTTCTCCCCCAGTCCGGCCTGGCCCCCGGCTTCGTCACCATCGTCACCAAACACGTGATGGACTGGTTCGACGAAATCGATACCGTCCGCATGCGCGTGGGGGCCCTCCCCCAGCGGCCCACCAACGCGCTCGCCTACAACCTGACCTGGTCAACGGACGGCCTGATCAACGAGTACTGCAACACCTGCGAAGTGATTCACAATCGCAAGATTAAAAATCACCTCCCTCTCGAAGGGCTGGAGCAGTTCACCCTCGATGGCAACGTTTATGAAGCCTTCAATACCTCAGGCGGACTGGGTACGCTCTGCGATACCATGGATGGCAAGGTCCGTGAATTGAATTACAAAACAATTCGTTACCCCGGCCATCGCGAACTCATGAAGTTCCTCCTGCAGGACCTGAGACTCAACGAACGCCGCGATCTGCTCAAGGACGTCATGGAACACTCGATTCCCGTCACCTTCCAGGACGTGGTTATCGTCTTCTGCACCGTCCGTGGTCACCGCAACGGACAGTTCGTCGAAAAGAGTGACCTGCGTAAAATGTACGCTCAGGAAATCAACGGCGAAATCTGGAGCGCTATCCAACTCACCACTGGAGCCGGCGTCTGTGCCGTCTTTGACATGATTCAACAGAAACAGCTGGAGGGTACCGGCCTGATCCGTCAGGAACAGATCCCCTTCGAACAGTTCATCCAGAACCGCTTTGGACAGTTTTACGAAACCGAAACCTTTGCCCTGGACTAA
- the amaB gene encoding L-piperidine-6-carboxylate dehydrogenase translates to MTHPIQEVLQRIGVNDHPVAVAVGNTWQAGASEALTGKSPIDGSTLVTLTQATPSDVDMVVATAQSAFWTWRNVPAPRRGEFVRLIGNALREHKADLAAIVSWEAGKITQEALGEVQEMIDICDFAVGQSRQLYGKTIASERPGHRLMEQWHPLGPVGVISAFNFPVAVWSWNAMLAFVCGDPVVWKPSEKTPLCSIACQQIVNNVARDFPEAPDGISSLLIGGADVGQALAAHPDLPLISATGSVPMGRAVASTVAGRLGLSLLELGGNNAMIVTESADLEMTVRSALFSAVGTCGQRCTSLRRLIVHNSIADKLLASLKKAYEKLPIGNPLDEGTLVGPLVDQRSLDAMQTALRTAEEQGGTVHFGNPINHDVPAGGCYVHPAIVEMPDQTEIVRQETFAPILYVIRYTELDEAIALHNGVPQGLSSSIMTNDIRQAEQFLSPTGSDCGIANVNVGPSGAEIGGAFGGEKETGGGRESGSDAWKAYMRRATNTINYSTELPLAQGIKFDL, encoded by the coding sequence ATGACTCATCCGATACAGGAAGTGTTACAGCGGATCGGCGTCAACGATCATCCCGTCGCCGTTGCCGTCGGAAATACGTGGCAGGCAGGCGCCAGTGAAGCACTGACGGGCAAGTCCCCCATTGATGGATCGACGCTCGTCACGCTCACCCAGGCCACGCCGAGTGACGTCGACATGGTGGTCGCTACCGCCCAATCCGCTTTCTGGACATGGCGCAACGTCCCCGCCCCCCGCCGCGGCGAATTCGTCCGGCTGATCGGCAACGCCCTCCGCGAACACAAGGCAGACCTCGCTGCCATCGTCAGCTGGGAAGCCGGTAAAATCACGCAGGAAGCCCTCGGCGAAGTACAGGAAATGATCGACATCTGCGACTTCGCTGTCGGGCAGAGCCGCCAGCTCTACGGCAAAACCATCGCCAGCGAACGCCCCGGCCATCGCCTGATGGAACAATGGCACCCCCTCGGACCGGTCGGCGTGATCAGCGCCTTCAACTTCCCGGTCGCCGTCTGGTCCTGGAACGCGATGCTCGCGTTCGTCTGCGGCGACCCGGTCGTCTGGAAGCCTTCGGAAAAAACGCCGCTCTGTTCCATCGCCTGTCAGCAGATTGTCAACAACGTCGCCCGCGACTTCCCCGAAGCCCCCGATGGTATCTCCAGCCTGCTCATCGGCGGTGCCGACGTCGGACAGGCGCTCGCCGCACACCCCGATCTCCCGTTGATCTCAGCCACCGGCTCGGTACCCATGGGACGCGCTGTCGCCTCCACGGTTGCCGGTCGGCTGGGGTTGAGTCTGCTCGAACTGGGCGGCAACAACGCCATGATCGTCACCGAATCCGCCGACCTCGAAATGACGGTCCGCTCCGCCCTCTTCTCCGCCGTGGGGACCTGCGGCCAGCGCTGCACGTCACTCCGCCGCCTGATCGTCCACAACAGCATCGCCGACAAACTCCTCGCGTCGCTCAAGAAAGCTTATGAGAAATTACCGATTGGCAATCCCCTCGATGAGGGTACGCTCGTCGGCCCGCTCGTCGATCAGCGTTCGCTCGACGCGATGCAAACAGCCCTCCGCACCGCCGAGGAACAGGGAGGCACCGTCCATTTTGGTAATCCGATCAATCACGATGTCCCCGCGGGCGGCTGTTACGTCCACCCCGCCATCGTCGAGATGCCCGACCAGACCGAAATCGTCCGTCAGGAAACCTTCGCCCCCATTCTGTACGTCATCCGCTACACAGAACTGGACGAAGCCATCGCCCTGCATAACGGCGTCCCCCAGGGGCTCTCCTCCTCCATCATGACCAACGACATCCGCCAGGCGGAACAGTTCCTCTCCCCCACCGGCTCCGATTGCGGCATCGCCAATGTCAACGTCGGTCCCAGCGGCGCAGAAATCGGCGGCGCATTTGGAGGCGAAAAAGAGACCGGCGGCGGCCGCGAATCCGGCTCCGACGCCTGGAAAGCCTACATGCGCCGCGCCACCAACACCATCAACTACTCCACCGAACTCCCCTTAGCCCAGGGCATCAAATTCGACCTCTAA
- a CDS encoding DUF1501 domain-containing protein, protein MLFDPKKVSHGFSTSPVSRRAMLEQSVLGMGAVGLAALLADEGLLEAAEEKQAMTGQSHFPATAKSVIFLFMSGAPSQVDTFDPKPLLTKLEGEPVPASIAARVPNIPRAGLGSKLMASPFTFKNYGESGIPVSNMFPETAKMIDEICVLRSVNHRVPVHGPGECIALTGSAVGDRPSLGAWMTYGLGSESRDLPGFISMLSNSTGPAPQTPGWGNGFLPSRYQGTLVDGKRGIPYTKMPAGYSHANRREQLDFIKWMNEEHLQQLGQDSELEARIASYELGFRLQTSAPEVFDLKSESAETAELYGLDDKETAEFGRHCLIARRLVERGVRVVQLRNGGWDAHGAIKANHTKRSRATDRPVAALLRDLKQRGLLDETLVVWGGEFGRTPTTEGNTKGDRRGRDHLPTTYCMWMAGGGVKGGQIIGQTDELGYTPVERPMSPADLHATLLHALGLDQHKLVYRHNNRKEIATVLGGEVVSEVFG, encoded by the coding sequence ATGTTGTTTGATCCGAAGAAGGTGAGTCATGGTTTTTCCACGTCGCCTGTGAGCCGACGGGCGATGCTGGAGCAGAGCGTGCTGGGCATGGGAGCGGTCGGTCTGGCGGCGCTGCTGGCCGACGAGGGACTGCTCGAGGCTGCTGAGGAAAAGCAGGCGATGACCGGGCAGAGTCATTTTCCGGCGACAGCGAAGAGCGTGATCTTTCTGTTCATGTCGGGTGCGCCGAGCCAGGTGGATACGTTCGATCCGAAGCCGCTGCTGACGAAGCTTGAAGGAGAGCCGGTCCCGGCGAGCATCGCGGCCCGGGTGCCCAACATTCCGCGGGCGGGGCTGGGTTCGAAGCTGATGGCGTCGCCCTTCACGTTTAAGAATTATGGGGAGAGCGGGATTCCCGTGTCGAACATGTTCCCCGAAACGGCAAAGATGATCGATGAGATCTGCGTGCTGCGGTCGGTGAATCATCGGGTGCCCGTGCATGGTCCCGGGGAATGTATCGCGCTGACCGGGTCGGCAGTGGGGGACCGGCCCAGCCTGGGAGCATGGATGACGTACGGCCTGGGGAGTGAGAGCCGCGATCTGCCTGGATTTATTTCGATGCTGTCGAACAGCACCGGGCCGGCACCTCAGACGCCGGGTTGGGGGAACGGGTTTCTGCCTTCGCGCTACCAGGGGACCCTGGTGGACGGCAAGCGGGGGATTCCGTATACGAAGATGCCCGCCGGTTATTCGCATGCGAACCGGCGCGAGCAGCTGGATTTCATCAAATGGATGAACGAAGAGCATCTGCAACAGCTGGGGCAGGATTCGGAACTGGAGGCGCGGATTGCCTCGTACGAGCTCGGGTTCCGGCTGCAGACATCAGCGCCGGAGGTGTTCGATCTGAAGAGTGAATCGGCAGAGACGGCGGAGCTGTATGGTCTAGATGACAAGGAGACGGCGGAGTTCGGCAGGCACTGTCTGATTGCCCGACGGCTCGTGGAGCGGGGTGTGCGGGTGGTGCAGTTGCGGAATGGAGGCTGGGACGCGCATGGGGCGATCAAGGCGAATCACACGAAACGCTCCAGGGCGACGGATCGGCCGGTGGCGGCGCTCTTGAGAGATCTGAAACAGCGGGGGCTGCTGGATGAGACTTTGGTGGTGTGGGGAGGCGAGTTTGGTCGGACGCCGACGACGGAAGGGAATACGAAAGGAGACCGGCGGGGCCGCGACCATCTGCCAACGACGTATTGCATGTGGATGGCTGGCGGCGGCGTGAAGGGGGGCCAGATTATCGGTCAGACGGATGAGCTGGGTTATACGCCGGTGGAACGTCCGATGTCGCCTGCAGACCTGCATGCGACGCTGTTGCATGCGTTGGGGCTGGATCAGCATAAGCTCGTGTATCGGCATAATAACCGGAAGGAGATTGCGACGGTGCTGGGTGGGGAAGTGGTGAGTGAGGTATTTGGGTAG
- a CDS encoding PSD1 and planctomycete cytochrome C domain-containing protein, with product MIHRAQISNIAGRHLITALLVGGLLFCSARTFAEETPRLAHGLVNPQIDSVKREQKGFGWNGGWVLSNRHPALFVDAKPKQASGSVIQHEALIQGSVERNNPLRRELKETYQDQELFLRFRFRYAADQKPRDEGEFFVFWLDRYEGSDKAVHANHVPNIGVHIASSGPQKGKVVFMVRIGSQQTAWSSVELERDRDYVVVGRLSKPEKSLRAGFTRFDLWVDPKPDELGEPVASTVNPQSVNAVRWVGFATGLKTELEDRIYVSDLVLSRTWNDVLDLSPGQIPKLAGKKKAAWSKPVNFEKEIYPLLKSRCFNCHAGANPDSGYRLDVHEELLGFSTGETLIVPGDSEQSKLIELVSTQVAETRMPPIDAGAALKKEEIAKLRAWIDQGAKWDYALLPTPKTESDHWAFQPVKRPEVPQVKSSKPIRTAVDAFLARAWNKAGIKPVPEADRGTLIRRLYLDLTGLPPSAEEIEAFEFNTDPRAYEKLVERLLASPHYGERWARYWLDLTRWAESHGYQHDLPRPYAWRYRDYVIESFNADKPYDEFLKEQLAGDELTPYADENVIATGFLASARISGNNMDKAAQRNDVLVDIVNVTSSALLGLTLECAQCHNHKFDPLTQRDYYRLQGFFVNGQLGNLSLQGDELPNPTEMNVWMPKGTYDFYQREAKKLINRKRFAHTQEPHTWGYYSPLTGQEEIERLPVVNRDPIPYSAEQLKQTKSQILIRGDVHKRGPEVGKGWPAVLGATTSGSDQLSRTALAEWLTDRKNPLVSRVWVNRLWQYHFGRGLVATPSDFGVQGEPPSHPELLDWLASELMEQGWSTKQIHREIVLSSAYRQQRSFNEANLKRDPENRLLWSWPRRRLEAEVIRDSILCATGELKPEVGGPSVPQEREEQNLRRTIYLFQRRSEMPSVMAMFDAPDSVTSCSRRQVSTVALQPLFMLNSQFMDRRAQVLAEKITKDVGEDHGQQVTQAFVRVLGRKPNAQERERSLVFFEGEETAEAASRRLSMLCHALMNLNEFMYIP from the coding sequence ATGATACATCGGGCTCAGATATCGAACATAGCAGGCAGGCACCTGATTACGGCGCTGTTGGTGGGCGGGTTACTGTTCTGTTCCGCACGGACGTTCGCCGAGGAAACTCCGCGGCTGGCGCATGGGCTGGTCAACCCGCAGATAGATTCCGTAAAACGGGAGCAGAAAGGGTTTGGCTGGAATGGGGGCTGGGTGCTTTCGAATCGTCATCCGGCGCTGTTTGTGGATGCAAAGCCGAAACAGGCCTCCGGCTCTGTAATTCAACATGAGGCGTTGATTCAGGGATCGGTAGAGCGGAACAACCCGTTGCGGCGGGAGCTGAAGGAGACGTATCAGGATCAGGAACTGTTTCTGCGGTTTCGCTTCCGGTATGCGGCGGATCAGAAGCCGCGCGATGAAGGGGAGTTTTTCGTCTTCTGGCTGGATCGTTACGAAGGTTCGGACAAGGCCGTGCATGCGAATCATGTTCCGAATATCGGCGTGCATATTGCCTCCAGTGGTCCCCAGAAGGGGAAGGTTGTCTTCATGGTGCGAATTGGCTCACAGCAGACGGCCTGGAGTTCGGTGGAACTGGAACGCGACCGGGATTACGTGGTTGTGGGTCGGCTGTCGAAGCCGGAGAAATCGTTGCGGGCCGGGTTCACGCGGTTTGATTTGTGGGTGGATCCGAAGCCGGACGAACTGGGTGAGCCGGTGGCTTCGACCGTGAATCCGCAGAGTGTGAATGCCGTGCGGTGGGTCGGTTTTGCAACTGGATTAAAGACGGAACTGGAAGACCGGATCTACGTGAGTGACCTGGTGCTGAGCCGGACGTGGAACGATGTGCTGGATCTTTCACCCGGGCAGATTCCGAAACTGGCGGGCAAGAAAAAGGCGGCGTGGTCAAAGCCGGTGAACTTTGAAAAAGAGATTTACCCGCTGCTTAAGTCGCGGTGTTTCAACTGTCATGCGGGGGCGAATCCGGATTCCGGGTATCGGCTGGATGTGCATGAGGAACTGCTGGGCTTCAGTACGGGAGAGACGCTGATTGTGCCGGGGGACAGCGAACAGAGCAAGCTGATCGAACTGGTCTCCACGCAGGTGGCGGAAACGCGGATGCCTCCCATCGATGCGGGGGCGGCTTTGAAGAAAGAGGAGATTGCAAAGCTGCGGGCGTGGATCGACCAGGGGGCGAAGTGGGATTATGCATTGCTGCCCACACCGAAGACGGAATCGGATCACTGGGCGTTTCAGCCGGTAAAACGTCCCGAAGTGCCGCAAGTGAAGAGCAGCAAGCCGATTCGGACGGCTGTCGACGCATTCCTGGCGCGGGCCTGGAATAAGGCGGGGATTAAACCGGTTCCTGAAGCAGACCGGGGGACGTTAATCCGCCGGTTGTATCTGGATCTGACGGGGCTGCCGCCGAGTGCAGAGGAGATTGAGGCGTTTGAATTTAATACCGATCCCCGGGCGTATGAGAAACTGGTGGAGCGGCTGCTGGCTTCTCCCCATTACGGCGAACGCTGGGCGCGGTACTGGCTGGACCTGACACGGTGGGCCGAGAGTCACGGGTATCAGCATGACCTGCCGCGACCTTATGCGTGGCGGTATCGGGATTATGTGATCGAGAGTTTCAATGCGGACAAACCTTATGATGAGTTCCTCAAGGAGCAGCTGGCGGGGGATGAGCTGACGCCTTACGCGGATGAAAACGTGATCGCGACCGGTTTTCTGGCTTCGGCCCGGATCAGCGGGAACAATATGGACAAGGCGGCGCAGCGGAACGACGTGCTGGTGGACATTGTTAATGTGACGAGCAGTGCGCTACTGGGGCTGACGCTGGAATGTGCCCAGTGCCATAATCATAAGTTCGATCCCTTGACGCAGCGGGACTATTATCGGTTGCAGGGGTTCTTCGTGAATGGACAGCTGGGGAATCTGTCGCTCCAAGGGGACGAACTGCCGAACCCGACCGAAATGAATGTCTGGATGCCGAAAGGGACGTATGATTTTTATCAGCGCGAGGCAAAGAAGCTGATCAACCGCAAGCGATTCGCGCATACGCAGGAACCGCATACATGGGGTTATTATTCGCCGCTGACCGGACAGGAAGAGATCGAGCGGCTGCCGGTCGTGAACCGGGATCCGATTCCGTATTCCGCGGAACAGTTGAAGCAGACGAAGTCGCAGATCCTGATTCGCGGGGATGTGCATAAGCGGGGGCCGGAGGTGGGTAAAGGCTGGCCGGCGGTACTGGGAGCGACGACGAGCGGTTCGGATCAACTGTCGCGGACGGCGCTGGCGGAGTGGTTGACGGATCGGAAGAATCCGCTGGTTTCGCGGGTGTGGGTGAACCGGTTGTGGCAGTATCACTTCGGGCGGGGACTGGTGGCGACGCCCAGTGATTTCGGCGTGCAGGGGGAGCCGCCTTCGCATCCGGAGCTGCTGGACTGGCTGGCATCGGAGCTGATGGAACAGGGGTGGAGTACGAAGCAGATTCACCGGGAGATCGTGCTGTCTTCCGCGTATCGGCAGCAGCGGTCATTCAACGAAGCGAACCTGAAACGGGACCCGGAGAACCGGCTGCTGTGGAGCTGGCCACGACGTCGACTGGAAGCGGAAGTCATCCGGGATTCGATTCTGTGTGCGACGGGAGAACTGAAACCGGAGGTCGGGGGACCGAGTGTGCCCCAGGAGCGGGAAGAGCAGAATCTGCGGCGGACGATTTATCTGTTCCAGCGGCGAAGCGAAATGCCTTCGGTGATGGCGATGTTCGATGCGCCGGACAGTGTGACCAGCTGTTCGCGACGGCAGGTTTCGACGGTGGCACTGCAGCCGCTGTTTATGTTGAACAGCCAGTTCATGGATCGACGGGCGCAGGTACTGGCGGAGAAGATCACAAAGGATGTGGGCGAAGATCACGGTCAGCAGGTGACGCAGGCGTTTGTGCGTGTGCTGGGACGTAAGCCGAATGCGCAGGAGCGGGAACGGTCGCTGGTCTTCTTTGAAGGTGAAGAGACTGCGGAAGCGGCGTCCCGGCGGCTGTCGATGCTGTGTCATGCGTTAATGAATCTCAACGAGTTTATGTATATTCCCTGA
- a CDS encoding FecR domain-containing protein — protein sequence MNSPDNALRNELARLTSRLMTDELTTAEDARLTEILNAHPELIDEYTDQLHLDQLLNTNLYAAVPDGISLESLEADAVTEDAPVVVKAVAAGAAGSTFGFQAWVSVVVVLLLLVGSFVWFQENGETNLPEEPVAVAPEPLLELPAVEFVGMLLDTEDAVWEDEELGDDIAYGTRFTAGKQLWLKSGIARIRFESGAGVVLEGPAQIELNSSMNAKLNYGKLAAYVPDEAHGFTVDTPKMEIVDQGTRFGTVVDPFGKAEVHVFEGEVDIKPKAQAEQPRILKASQAVLFTRGNAQGADIRVTPTKFADVPTPEQLIAAKSGNYPPLEAVPFEAEVPFNEFALLHINTALPKNILAGEAFEYRATSLSEQTGGVGFGHEGWWADANFTRLIVPEQRLQWGALEGGPMVLQSRGHHHAYPSLAHRMARKLAEPLTEDFYFSLLVKYEGLDKNDFFALWFDDVAGGKGSSHSRVPNFGLKEKQFFARFEVNQEGFSRELIDGECFLLVGRVMKDQSSDFNRLEFWVNPDGDRSATPDAVVQQETGAKPLKEINVVGMRIGQYTEVSDSLFVDRLVLGKTFESVTQPTEN from the coding sequence ATGAATTCCCCCGACAATGCTTTGCGGAATGAACTGGCGCGGCTGACCAGCCGGTTGATGACGGATGAGCTGACGACCGCCGAGGATGCGCGGCTGACCGAGATTCTCAATGCGCATCCGGAGCTGATCGACGAATATACGGACCAGCTGCACCTGGATCAGCTCTTGAACACGAACCTGTATGCGGCGGTGCCGGACGGGATCAGCCTGGAGTCGCTGGAAGCAGATGCGGTGACTGAGGACGCACCTGTAGTGGTGAAAGCCGTGGCTGCGGGAGCTGCGGGGAGTACGTTTGGTTTTCAGGCGTGGGTTTCTGTCGTCGTCGTACTGCTGCTCCTGGTGGGGAGCTTTGTCTGGTTCCAGGAAAACGGAGAGACGAACTTACCAGAAGAGCCGGTGGCGGTTGCGCCGGAACCGCTGCTCGAACTGCCCGCGGTTGAGTTTGTGGGGATGCTGCTGGATACAGAGGATGCGGTCTGGGAAGACGAGGAACTGGGGGATGACATCGCTTATGGAACCCGGTTTACTGCGGGGAAGCAGTTGTGGTTGAAATCGGGGATTGCCCGGATTCGCTTTGAAAGCGGGGCGGGAGTGGTGCTGGAAGGTCCCGCGCAGATTGAACTGAATTCGTCCATGAATGCGAAGTTGAACTATGGCAAGCTGGCCGCCTATGTGCCTGACGAAGCGCATGGGTTTACCGTCGATACGCCGAAGATGGAGATTGTCGATCAGGGGACGCGGTTCGGGACGGTTGTCGATCCGTTTGGGAAGGCCGAAGTGCATGTGTTTGAAGGAGAGGTCGATATCAAACCCAAGGCGCAGGCGGAGCAGCCCCGTATTCTGAAAGCGAGCCAGGCGGTGTTGTTCACACGCGGGAATGCACAGGGGGCCGACATCCGGGTGACGCCGACGAAGTTTGCGGATGTACCGACCCCCGAGCAGCTGATCGCGGCGAAGTCAGGAAACTATCCACCGTTGGAAGCGGTTCCCTTTGAAGCGGAAGTACCCTTCAATGAATTTGCGCTGCTGCACATCAATACGGCATTACCCAAAAACATTCTGGCAGGGGAAGCATTCGAGTACCGAGCGACTTCGTTGTCAGAACAGACCGGGGGCGTGGGCTTTGGCCATGAGGGCTGGTGGGCCGATGCGAATTTCACGCGGCTGATCGTTCCCGAACAGCGTCTGCAGTGGGGCGCACTGGAGGGGGGACCGATGGTATTGCAATCCCGTGGTCATCATCATGCCTATCCTTCGCTGGCACATCGCATGGCCCGCAAACTGGCAGAACCACTCACCGAGGATTTCTATTTCAGTCTGCTGGTGAAGTACGAAGGGTTGGACAAGAACGATTTCTTTGCACTCTGGTTCGACGATGTGGCGGGGGGTAAAGGGAGCAGTCATTCGCGGGTGCCCAACTTCGGCTTGAAAGAGAAACAGTTCTTCGCCCGTTTCGAGGTGAACCAGGAAGGCTTTTCCAGGGAACTGATCGACGGGGAATGTTTTCTGCTGGTGGGGCGGGTGATGAAAGATCAGTCGTCTGATTTCAATCGCCTGGAATTCTGGGTGAATCCGGACGGTGATCGGAGTGCGACTCCGGATGCGGTGGTGCAGCAGGAAACAGGGGCGAAGCCGTTGAAAGAGATCAACGTCGTGGGAATGCGGATTGGACAGTACACGGAAGTTTCTGATTCCCTGTTCGTGGATCGACTGGTACTGGGGAAGACTTTTGAATCAGTGACACAACCGACAGAGAATTGA